The DNA window CGGCCCGACATCCAAAACGCCAGCGCCTGCCCGAGCGTCAGTTCGTCCCGCTGCGACACGGTGGTCATGTTCAGGTGCCCCGACGTGGGGTGGACCTCGGTGCCCTCGATGTCGACGACCTCCTTGCCGTCGACCTCGCCGAGCGTGTTGAACGTCGGTCCCGGCCCCAGGGATACGAACGGAACCGTCACCAACGACAGCACAACTCCGAACGCAATGATCGGGACGAGCGCGACGAGCAACGTCAAAATGCGCCTGTTCACGCCGCCCAATGTAGAGGTTGGCCAGCACTTCGCTCTCGGCGTGACCTGCCAGCTCCCACGGCACGGGCCCGGTGAGTACCGTTGAGGGCATGGCTGACCTGCCTTTCGGCTTCTCCCACGGGGATGACCCGGAGCGAGACAAGAGTAAGAAGGACCCCGATTCGGGGTCCGGCGACAGTGGCGGTCCCACCCCTGGCGATCCGTTCGGAATCGGTATGGGCGGGTCCGAGTTCGACATGTCGCAGCTGGGTCAGATCTTCAGCCGTCTCGGGGAGATGTTCAGCGGCGCTGGAAACGTGATGGCCGACGGCTCGAAGTCGGGACCGGTGAACTACGACCTGGCACGTCAGCTGGCCTCGAGCTCTATCGGTTTCGTCGCGCCCGTTCCAGAGAAGACCAGCGCGGCGATCGCCGATGCCGTCCGGCTGGCCGAGACCTGGCTCGACGGCGTGACGGCACTGCCCGCGGGCACCACCAAATCAGTGGCATGGACACCGACCGACTGGGTCGACAACACCCTCGAGACGTGGAAACGGCTGTGCGATCCAGTGGCCGAGCAGATCTCCACCGTGTGGGCGTCGTCGCTGCCCGAAGAGGCGAAATCCATGGCCGGGCCGCTGCTGTCGATGATGACGCAGATGGGTGGCATGGCGTTCGGGTCGCAGTTGGGTCAGGCGCTGGGCACGCTTTCGAAAGAGGTACTGACGTCCACCGATATCGGGCTGCCCTTGGGGCCCAAAGGTGTTGCGGCGCTGATGCCTGCGGCCATTGAGTCACTCACCGAAGGACTCGAGCAGCCGCGTAGCGAGATCATCACATTCCTGGCGGCGCGCGAGGCCGCACACCACCGCCTGTTCAGTCACGTGCCGTGGCTGTCCAGTCAGCTGCTCAACGCCGTCGAGGCATTCGCCAAGGGCATGAAGATCGATATGAGCGGCCTCGAGGAGCTCGCGCAGGGGTTCAACCCCGCGGCGCTGACCGACCCGTCTCAGATGGAACAACTGCTGAACCAGGGCATCTTCGAGCCGAAAGCGACGCCCGAGCAGACGGCCGCGCTCGAGCGGCTCGAGACCATGCTGGCGCTGATCGAGGGATGGGTTCAGACCGTCGTCACCGACGCGCTTGGCGATCGGATCCCCGGCACGTCGGCGTTGGCGGAGACCCTGCGCAGGCGCCGCGCCACCGGCGGACCCGCCGAGCAGACCTTCGCCACCCTGGTGGGTCTGGAGCTGCGGCCACGCAAGATGCGGGAGGCCGCGGCGCTGTGGGAGCGGTTGACCGAGGCCGTCGGCGCCGACGCCCGCGACGGGGTGTGGCAGCATCCTGACCTGCTGCCCAGCGCGGAGGACCTCGATGAGCCGGCCGGTTTCATCGACCGCATGATCGGCGGCGACACCAGCGGTATCGACCAGGCGATCGCGGATCTCGAAAAAGACTCCGGGACAGGCGATTCCGAGCGCTGAACCAGCAGCCTGTGGATAACTCGACGGGTTCTAACGGATAACGTGTCAAACTCCTCGCATGGGACGCTACGTCCTCGATCCGGCGAGACCGGTGTTGTTGCGCCCCGACGGCGTCGTCCAGGTGGGCTGGGACCCGCGACGGGCGGTACTGGTCCGTCCTCCTTCGGGATTGACGCCCAGGGCGCTCGCCGACTTGCTGCGACGCCTTCAATCCGGCGCCACCGTGTCCGAACTCCAGACGCTTGCCGGCGAGACCGCCGCGGACGCCATGGCCGACCTGGTGTCATCGCTGATCGACGCCGGTGTGGTGACGAACACGGCGCGACGGCGTACCCGTGCGGCGTCCATCCGGATCCATGGGCGCGGGCCGCTGTCGGATCTTCTCGCTTCAGCGTTGCGCTGCTCGGGGTCTCACCTCACGCGTAGCAGCCGCACGCATGCCGGCGCGCCGGCCGACCTGGCGGTATTGACAGATTTCCTGGTGTCCGACCCCCGGGTCGTGCGCGACCTGCACGCCGCCGGGGTGCCGCACCTTGCGGTGCGGGTGCGCGACGGTGTGGGCCTCGTCGGACCACTGGTCCTTCCCGGGGTGACCAGCTGTCTCGGGTGCGCCGATCTGCATCGCAGCGACCGGGATGCCGCCTGGCCTGCGGTCGCGGCGCAGCTGCGCGACACCGTCGGCAACGCTGACCGCGCAACGGTGCTGGCCACCGCGGCGTTGGCGCTCAACCAGATCGACCGCGTCATATGCGCCGTCCGTCGAGGCCATGACGTCCTCCACACGTCCGAGCCGCCGCCCACGCTGAACACCACGCTGGAGTTCGATGTCAACGTCGGCTCCATCGCGGCACGACGCTGGTCGAGGCACCCCCGCTGCACCTGCTGACAACGTTTGTAGGCAAGTCGCTGCGGGGTGTTCCGCGATGTCGTGGATGATGGTCGTGTGAGTGAGATCAAGCGGGGTGGGGCGGCACGGAACGCCAAGTTGGCGGGCCTCGGTGCCGGTATGGCGGGCCGGGCTGCGCTTGGCTTCGGCAAACGGCTGACCGGTACGTCGAAAGACGAGGTCAACGCCGAGCTGATGGACAAGGCGGCTCAGCAACTGTTCACCGTTCTCGGTGAGCTCAAGGGTGGCGCCATGAAGGTCGGCCAGGCGCTGTCGGTCATGGAGGCCGCCATCCCCGAGCAGTACGGCAAGCCGTACCGCGAAGCGCTGACCAAGCTGCAGCGAGAGGCCCCGCCGCTGCCCGCCCCCAAGGTGCACCGGGTGCTCGACGGGCAGCTGGGCACCAAGTGGCGCGAACGGTTCAGGTCCTTCGACGACATCGCAGTGGCGTCGGCCAGCATCGGCCAGGTGCACAAGGCAGTGTGGTCCGACGGTCGCGACGTTGCGGTCAAGATCCAATACCCCGGCGCCGACGAGGCGCTGCGCGCCGACCTCAAAACCATGCAGCGGATGGTCAGCGTGCTGCGCCAACTGTCCCCCGGTGCGGATGTGCAGGGCGTGGTAGACGAGCTGATCGAGCGCACCGAAATGGAACTCGACTACCGGCTCGAGGCCGACAATCAGCGCGCGTTCGCGAAAGCCTATGAGGGACATCCACGCTTCGTCGTCCCGCACATCGTGGCCAGCGCGCCGAAGGTGGTGATTCAGGAATGGATCGAAGGCATCCCGATGTCGGTCATCATCCGCGAGGGCACGCAGGAGCAACGTGACCTGATGGGCACCCGTCTGTTCGAGCTCACGTACGACGCGCCCAAGCGTCTGGAGATGATGCACGGCGACGCGCATCCCGGGAACTTCATGCTGCTGCCAGACGACAAGATGGGCGTCATCGACTTCGGCGCGGTCGCGCCGATGCCCGGTGGTATCCCCATCGACATCGGGCTGGCGACCCGCTACGCGCTGCAAGACGACTACGAGAATCTGCAGGCGGCCATGCGGCGCATCGGGTTCATCCAGAAGGGCGAGCAGGTCTCGAACCGGGAGATGGACGAGATGATGAAGCAGTACGTGGAGCCGCTCGAGGTCGAGGTATTCCACTACACGCGAAAGTGGCTGCAGCGCATCACCGCCGCGAACATGAGACCGGACCGCGCAGCAGGTCAGATCAAGGCGGCGCGACAGATGGACATTCCGGCCAAGCTGGCGATCCCAATGCGGGTGATCGCGTCCAACGTCGCCATCTCCTGCCAGCTCGATGCGCACATTCCGGCCAGAGCGCTTGCCACGGAATTGATTCCGGGCTTCGCCGAACAAGCCGCCTGATCCGCCGGGAAACCCGGCAGCGCTTACGCAGCTGCCGGGCTGTCCTCGGTGTTCTTGCGCGGGCGACCACGCGGACGCTTACGCGCGATGACGGTGCCGCGGTCGAGAATCTCGCCACCCCAGACGCCCCACGGCTCCCCGCGCTCAAGCGCGGCGGCCAGGCACTCGCGACGGATCGGGCAATCCGCGCACAGCGCCTTGGCGCGTTCGAGTTCGACGGGAGTCTCGGCGAACCACATATCGGGGTCCTCCAGGTGACAAGGCACCGCCAGCCTCGTCTTCTGTCGGCATGTCTCCGATAGGGCACTCTTCGCGCGAGCGCTCATCGCGTTTGACATGACTCGTACCTCTTCTTCCTGGTCGAAGGTTGTCGCATCGGTCTTCTCGATGGATCTGTGACCTGGGAATCGGAGGGCTCCCAATGACTCCCAATAAAAATGGCCACGGATCCGGTAACTGCGGGTCCGTGGCCTTTTTGGGCGAAATCGTGGCTTACCTAGGTGGTGCCCCGATTCACGAACGTTCCAGTCGCGGTGGCGGTGCGGCGCTTGCGCTGCGGGGAAATAGCAGCTGCAACTCCCGCGGCGGCGTGCGCCTTGGCGGGATGCGCCGCCGCAGCGGCAGCCGGGACATGGGGGGTCCACGAACCGCCGGCAATGCGTACGCCGTCAAACGCATTCATGCTCAACATGTTCTCGGAACCCTCCTTCCGCACGACAAAGCACACGGCTGGTGTGTGCGATCTTGAGGCTAAGCGTAACAGGCGAAATCGACAACTGATTTTCTGACCTGCAGGTTTGGCATGATTTTTACGAGGTTTGGCGGTGTCCGATGTCGCCTGCCGGGCGGCCCCGGCCTTTGACCAACGCGATGATGTCGGCGCCGAATTGCTCGAGCTTGCGTGCGCCGATACCGGGAATCGCGACGAGTGCGGCGTCGTCGCCCGGCAACGTCTCTGCGATTGCGATCAGGGTGTTGTCGGTGAACACCACGTACGCGGGCACGCTCATCTCCTTGCTGGTGCGCAGGCGCCAGTCCTTGAGTTCGGTGAGCAGGTTCTCGTCGATATCGGATGGGCACCCTTCGCAGCGACGCAACACGATCGCGGCAGGGGCGGTCAGCGCGGCGTTGCACACGCGACAGCGCGGCGTGGCGCCCTTGGGGCGGCGGGGCCGGCTGGGGCTGTTGTCGCCGGACGCCTGCGGCGCCACGCCGTTGAGAAACCGCGACGGCTTCCGGCTCTGCCGCCCACCCGGGGCCCGGGCCAGCGCCCAGCTGAGCGCCAGATGCATTCTTGCCCTTGTGATTCCGACGTAAAGCAGGCGGCGTTCCTCTTCGACGGGCTCGCTGTCCGGACCGTGCGTGAGGGCGTGGGAGATCGGCAGCGTGCCGTCGGCGAGACCGACCAGGAACACCGCATCCCATTCCAATCCCTTGGCGGCATGCAGAGAGGCGAGCGTGACACCCTGGACGACGGGTGGGTGCCGCGCGTCGGCGCGCTGACGAAGCTCGGCGACTAGGGCAGGCAGGTCAAGCGACGGGCGCTGCGCCACTTCCTCTTCGACGAGTTCGGCGAGTGCGGTCAGCGCCTCCCACCGTTCGCGCGCCTTGGTACCCGCGGGCGGCTCGGCGGTCAGGCCCAGAGGCTCCAGCACAGCGCGCACGATCTCCGGAAGTGGTCCCTCGATCTCGCGCTCGGCCGCGCGCTGCAACGCCACCAGCGATTGGCGGACCTCCTGGCGGCTGAAGAACCCCTCGCCGCCACGGACCTGGAAGGGGATGCCCGCCTCGGTGAGCGCCTCCTCGTAGACCTCGGACTGTGCATTGATGCGGTACAGCACCGCGATTTCCGAGGCTGCGGTGCCCGCCGCGATCAGCCGCTTGATGTTCTTGGCGACGGCGGCGGCCTCGGCGACCTCGTCACGGTGTTCGGTGAAGGTGGGCGTGGGACCGGGATCACGCTGGCCGACCAGGTGCAGCCTGCTGCCTGCCATCCGACCGCGGGCCGCGGCGATGACGCGGTTGGCCAGCGACACCACCTGCGGGGTGGACCGGTAGTCGCGCTCCAGGCGGACGACTGCGGCATCCGGGAAGCGCCGCGAGAAGTCCAGAAGGTACTGCGGCGTCGCGCCGGTGAACGAATAGATGGTCTGGTTGGCGTCGCCGACGACGGTGAGATCGTCGCGGTCACCGAGCCATGCGTCGAGCACGCGCTCCTGCAGCGGTGTGACGTCCTGGTATTCGTCGACCACGAAGCAGCGGTACCGGTCGCGGAACTCCTGGGCGACGGCCGCATCGTTCTCGATGGCGGCGGCGGTGTGCAACAGCAGATCATCAAAGTCCAGCAGTGTCGTCCCGTCACGGCGGGCCTTGAGCGCCTCGTATCCCGTGTAGACGGCCGCGACCTTGGCCGCGTCGAACGGGATGTCACGGCTAGCCGCGGCAACGGCGGCGGGATAGGCCTCCGGACTGATCAAAGATCCCTTGGCCCATTCGATTTCATCC is part of the Mycolicibacterium tusciae JS617 genome and encodes:
- a CDS encoding zinc-dependent metalloprotease — its product is MADLPFGFSHGDDPERDKSKKDPDSGSGDSGGPTPGDPFGIGMGGSEFDMSQLGQIFSRLGEMFSGAGNVMADGSKSGPVNYDLARQLASSSIGFVAPVPEKTSAAIADAVRLAETWLDGVTALPAGTTKSVAWTPTDWVDNTLETWKRLCDPVAEQISTVWASSLPEEAKSMAGPLLSMMTQMGGMAFGSQLGQALGTLSKEVLTSTDIGLPLGPKGVAALMPAAIESLTEGLEQPRSEIITFLAAREAAHHRLFSHVPWLSSQLLNAVEAFAKGMKIDMSGLEELAQGFNPAALTDPSQMEQLLNQGIFEPKATPEQTAALERLETMLALIEGWVQTVVTDALGDRIPGTSALAETLRRRRATGGPAEQTFATLVGLELRPRKMREAAALWERLTEAVGADARDGVWQHPDLLPSAEDLDEPAGFIDRMIGGDTSGIDQAIADLEKDSGTGDSER
- a CDS encoding ABC1 kinase family protein, whose translation is MDDGRVSEIKRGGAARNAKLAGLGAGMAGRAALGFGKRLTGTSKDEVNAELMDKAAQQLFTVLGELKGGAMKVGQALSVMEAAIPEQYGKPYREALTKLQREAPPLPAPKVHRVLDGQLGTKWRERFRSFDDIAVASASIGQVHKAVWSDGRDVAVKIQYPGADEALRADLKTMQRMVSVLRQLSPGADVQGVVDELIERTEMELDYRLEADNQRAFAKAYEGHPRFVVPHIVASAPKVVIQEWIEGIPMSVIIREGTQEQRDLMGTRLFELTYDAPKRLEMMHGDAHPGNFMLLPDDKMGVIDFGAVAPMPGGIPIDIGLATRYALQDDYENLQAAMRRIGFIQKGEQVSNREMDEMMKQYVEPLEVEVFHYTRKWLQRITAANMRPDRAAGQIKAARQMDIPAKLAIPMRVIASNVAISCQLDAHIPARALATELIPGFAEQAA
- a CDS encoding WhiB family transcriptional regulator, with translation MSNAMSARAKSALSETCRQKTRLAVPCHLEDPDMWFAETPVELERAKALCADCPIRRECLAAALERGEPWGVWGGEILDRGTVIARKRPRGRPRKNTEDSPAAA
- a CDS encoding ATP-dependent DNA helicase UvrD2, which gives rise to MVRMPTEVTCSSIIDDLDDEQREAVLAARGPVCVLAGAGTGKTRTITRRIAHLVSSGHVAPGQVLAVTFTSRAAGEMRARLRALDAASGGMGTGTVQAMTFHAAARRQLAYFWPRVVGNTGWELLDTKFAVVAQSANRAGLQASTDDVRDLADEIEWAKGSLISPEAYPAAVAAASRDIPFDAAKVAAVYTGYEALKARRDGTTLLDFDDLLLHTAAAIENDAAVAQEFRDRYRCFVVDEYQDVTPLQERVLDAWLGDRDDLTVVGDANQTIYSFTGATPQYLLDFSRRFPDAAVVRLERDYRSTPQVVSLANRVIAAARGRMAGSRLHLVGQRDPGPTPTFTEHRDEVAEAAAVAKNIKRLIAAGTAASEIAVLYRINAQSEVYEEALTEAGIPFQVRGGEGFFSRQEVRQSLVALQRAAEREIEGPLPEIVRAVLEPLGLTAEPPAGTKARERWEALTALAELVEEEVAQRPSLDLPALVAELRQRADARHPPVVQGVTLASLHAAKGLEWDAVFLVGLADGTLPISHALTHGPDSEPVEEERRLLYVGITRARMHLALSWALARAPGGRQSRKPSRFLNGVAPQASGDNSPSRPRRPKGATPRCRVCNAALTAPAAIVLRRCEGCPSDIDENLLTELKDWRLRTSKEMSVPAYVVFTDNTLIAIAETLPGDDAALVAIPGIGARKLEQFGADIIALVKGRGRPAGDIGHRQTS